Genomic segment of Actinomycetes bacterium:
CAGGATATGGTAGATGCAGATGACCTGGAAATGGTTGAGGATATGGTGGTAGTGGCTATAAACGATGCCCTGTCCAAGTCCAAACAGAAGATGCAGGAAGAAATGGGCGCCCTGACCGGGGGTATGAATATACCCGGCTTATTTTAGAAAGGAAATAAGGTTATGCCTTTATATCTGGAAGCAGTAGAGAATTTAATAAATGAATTCCGCAGGCTGCCGGCCATAGGGCCGAAGTCAGCCCGGAGGATTGTTTTTTATCTGTTGAGCCGGCCTAAAAAAGAAATTGATACGCTGGCAGAAGCGCTGGTAGATATGAAGAATAAAGTCGGTTTTTGCAGGCAGTGCCATAATTTGAGCCAGGGCGATATTTGCCTTATCTGCAGCGACCAGGGCAGGGACAGGAGCAAGATTTGCGTGGTTCAATCACCCAGTGATGTGGCCATAATAGAGTCTACGGGTGAATACAGGGGGCTCTACCATGTGCTGGGAGGCCTTCTGTCACCTATTGAAGATGTAGGTCCGGAACAGATAAAGATACCTTCACTGGTAAAAAGAATTGAACAGGGAGATGTGCGTGAAGTAATACTGGCCCTTAATCCTACGGTTGAAGGTGAAAGCACTGCCATGTATATAAGAAAATTACTGGGTACAAAGGATATAGAGACAACCAGGCTGGCCAGCGGACTGCCGGTAGGCGGAGACCTTGAGTATGCCGATGAGCTGACCCTGGGTAGGGCCATAACCAACCGGGGTAAATTTTAATTATTCATTGACGAATAGAAGAAACAAATAGATAATAAACGGATAAAATTATTGATATCCCATTAAAATGATGAGAACAAAAAGAGATATAATAGTAATGAAGTTTGGAGGAACCTCGGTGGCCGATGCCGCTAAGATAAAGAGGGTAGCCCGGAAGGCGGCTCAGGCCAAAGAATGGGGAAAAGATGTAGTAGTAACTGTTTCGGCAATGGGTTCGACTACCGATGATTTAATAGAACTGGCCGGCCAGATAACCGGCAAGCCTTCCAAAAGGGAGATGGATATGCTTCTCTCTACCGGAGAACAGGTATCCATAGCTCTGCTATCAATGGCCATTCACGAAAGTGGGCATAATTGTGTATCTCTTACCGGAAATCAGGCCGGGATTTTAACCGACAGCATTTATTCCAATGCAAAAATATTGAGCATTAACTGTAACCGTATACTAAAAGAGCTAAAGGAAGGAAAAACAGTTATTGTAGCCGGATTTCAGGGAATTTCGGCAGATAATGATATTACTACCCTGGGCAGGGGAGGCTCAGATACTACTGCTGTGGCTTTAGCAGCAGCCCTTAAAGCCAACTATTGCGAGATATATACCGATGTGGATGGTGTATACACTACTGATCCGAATATAGTCCCGGAAGCTAAAAAGATTCATTCCCTGGGCTATGATGAGATGCTGGAGCTGGCATCATCCGGGGCCAGGGTGTTGCATTTAAGGGCAGTGGAATTTGCAAAAAAACATGATGTAGTTTTGCATGTAAGATCAAGTTTTAATGATATTGAGGGGACGTGGGTAATGGACTTAAAAGATGAAACAATGGAAAGACCGATAATTACCGGAGTATCTTATGATAATAACCAGGTCAAGATTACCGTATACGGTCTGGAAGATAAGCCGGGAATGGCGGCTGACCTGTTTGGACAGCTGGCCGAACAAAATGTTAATGTAGATCTTATAGTACAGAATGTTAGTGAAAAAAACATAGCCACCATATCCTTTACGGTAACTGAAGAGGATATGGATGCGGCGGAGAAGATTTTAAAAGAGATAGGATATAAAAATATTTCAGTGGACCCTGAGGTAGGGAAGGTATCTATAGTGGGGGCAGGCATGCAGACCCATGCCGGTATTGCTTCCAAGATGTTTCAATACCTGGGTGATGAGTCTATAAATATTGAGATGATAAGCACTTCTCCTATAAGGATATCCTGTATTATAAGGAAAGATAAGATAAAGAAAGCAGTGAGAGCCCTGCATGAGGGGTTTGAGCTGGACCAATAAGGCAAAGCATTAGTTTTTGAGCGGGGTGAGTTGATGTGAAGCAGTATAATGTGGCCATAGTCGGGGTTACCGGTGCAGTAGGAAAAGTTTTTTTAGACATACTGGAAGAAAGAAAATTTCCGGTAAAAAACCTTCTGCCCCTGGCTTCTGTCAGGTCTGCAGGTAAAACTATAGAGTTCTGCGGGCAACAGCTGGAGGTTAAGAAACTAAAACCTGACTCATTTAAACAGACTGATATAGCCCTGTTTTCCGCCGGAGCCTCTATAAGCAGGCAATTTGCGCATCATGCGGTCGGCAGCGGAGCGGTAGTTGTGGACAATAGCAGTGCTTTCAGGATGGAAGAAGACATACCTTTGGTTGTTCCGGAAGTAAACAGAGAAAAGATATTTGAACATAAAGGCATCATTGCCAACCCCAATTGTTCAACCATAATCATGACGGTGGCCATAAAACCCATATATGATATCAGCAGAATTGTAAGGATTGTAGTATCCACCTATCAGGCGGTTTCAGGAGCGGGGGCTAAAGCTATAGTAGAACTGGAAGATCAGACCAGGCAGTTGATCTGTGAAAAAAGAAAAGATGTGAAATGCCAGGTATTTCCAGTACAGATTGCATTTAATGTCCTGCCCCACATTGATGTATTTTTGGATAATGGGTATACCAAGGAAGAAATGAAAATGGTAGATGAAACCCGAAAAATTTTTAATGATGACGCTATTAACGTAACTGCTACCACGGTAAGGGTTCCGGTGTTTACCTCCCACTCAGAATCCATTAATTTAGAAACAGAAAAGAAGGTTGATTTAGCTCAGGCCAGACAGGCCATAGAGAATACCCCTGGCTTAACCTTAAAGGATGACTTCAAACAGGCGGTTTACCCCACAGTACTGGACAGCTCAGGGAAAGATTCGGTTTTTATAGGCAGGTTAAGAAAAGATAACTCCCTGCCCAATGGCATTAATATGTGGGCGGTGGGTGACCAGCTTAGGAAGGGAGCGGCCTTAAATGCTATCCAGATTGCCGAGCAGCTGATTAAGGGCTAGTCTTTTTTCTTTATTTTTCTAATATATTCCACCCTTTTTTGCAGGATTTTTTCAAATCCCCTATCAGTAGGGTAGTAATACCTGCGCCCGGTTAGTTTCTGGGGGAGATGATCCTGGTTAACAATACCCTGTTCATAATCATGGGCATATTTATAACCCTTGCCATAGCCAAAGTCTTTCATAAGTTTGGTGGGAGCATTCCTTATATGCAGGGGTACCGGAAGTGCCTGGTACCGGTCAACATCCTTTTTTGCAGACCCGTAAGCTTTATAGACGGCATTGCTTTTGGGAGCAAGGGCCAGGTATACTGCAGCTTCAATTATGGCCAGGTACCCCTCTGGAGGGCCTATAAATTCAAAACTCTGTTTGGCCCATAGAGCAACTGACAGGGCATTGGTGTCCGCCAGGCCTACATCTTCGGCCGCAAACCTTACCAGTCGTCTGATTATGTATAAGGGATCCTCTCCGCTTTCCAGCATCCTGGTTATCCAGTAGGTGGCGGCATCCGGATCGCTTCCCCTTAAACTCTTGTGTACTGCAGATATCAGGTTAAAATGCTCTTCTCCCTGTTTATCGTAGAGAAGGGATTTGGACTGCATAACGTTTTCTACCATTTTTTGGCTTATCTCTAATTTAGAGCCCTCTTTTTTTGCGGAATTGAATGACATTTCCAGTATATTGTAGGCTATTCTGATATCTCCATCAGCGAAATCACTTATAAACTTTAAGGTATCCTCTTCTATCTTTAAATCATATTCCCCATAGCCATTAGCGGGATCATCTATGGCTTTTTTTAAAAGATACAGGATTTCCTCCTGCTCCAGTTTTTTAAGTACAAAAACTTTGCATCTTGAAAGCAGGGCTGAATTGATTTCAAAAGATGGGTTTTCAGTAGTTGCGCCTACCAGAATGATGGTGCCATTTTCAATAAAAGGTAGGAATGCATCCTGTTGTGCCTTATTGAAACGATGTATCTCATCAACAAACAGTATGGTCTTCTGTCCTTTCTGGTCCCGGTTATACTGGGCCTGATCCATAACCTGTTTTATTTGTTTTATTCCCGAGGTTACCGCAGAAAAAGAGATGAATTTGCAATGGGTGGTATTGGCCATGATCCTGGCCAGGGTGGTCTTACCGGAACCGGGTGGACCCCAGAAAATGATGGAGGTGATACTGTCCTGCTTTAACATCTGCTTAATTACTTTGCCTTCTCCCACCAGATGCTGCTGTCCTGCAAAACCATCCAGGGTAAGCGGCCTCATTCTTTCGGCCAGAGGAGGCTTTATATCCTGATTGCCTTTTTCTGAAGGTTGCTTATCAAAAAGAGTCATGGTTTAGCCTGTCATCAGCTTGATATATAATTTCCGGTTTCTGGGGCCGTCAAATTCTGCGAAATAGACCCCCTGCCAGGTGCCCAGGACCAGCTGGGAATTATCAATAATTATATTCAGCTGGGGGCCGAACAGGCTGCATTTGATATGGCTGTCCGAGTTTCCCTCACCATGGCGGTAGCCATCATTGACCGGTATAAGGCTGTTCATCTTCTGGATAATGTCTGAGTTAACTGACGGGTCTGCTGCCTCGTTTATGGTTACCCCGGCGGTGGTATGGGGGACGAATAAGCAGGCCAGGCCATTTTGTATATTTTCTTCTTCTACCAGCTTTCGAACTTCTTCGGTTATATCGATTAATTCTACTCTGCTGGACGTTTTTATTTGTAGAGTATGTAGCATATAATCCTTTCTAGCCTTTGTTTTAATTGTATAGGGTTTTAGCCCACCTTAAAAGCTGTATAAATAATATATTTAAAATTTTAAGTTATGGCAATATTTGGTATATTATTATATGAACTAAAAGCGGTGTATATATGATGAAAAAATTTGATGTAGCAGGAATAGGAAACGCCATAGTGGATGTGGTGGCTAATGTTGATGACAGCTTTCTGGAACTGAACTTGCTTGAAAAAGGGTCCATGAAGCTGGTTGACGAAATTGTGTCTGCTAAAATATGCAATTCCATAAATATATTGGGCAAGGATTGTGGAGGTTCTGCCGCCAATACTATTGCCGGACTGGCCTGCATGGGCAACAGAGCAGCCTTTATTGGAAAAGTCAGTGAAGACAGTTATGGCTTTGACTTTGAGAAAAGCTTAAAGGAAATCGGGGTATTCTATAATACCAGGAAGGCCAAGGACGGTCCCCCTACTGCCCATTGCATTGTTCTGGTTACACCAGATGCCCAGAGGACCATGAATACGTGTCTGGGGGTCGCGGGTTCATTGTGCGCTGAAGATATCGAGGAGGAGGTTATTGAGAACAGCTCCATTATTTATATGGAAGGATATTTATGGGATAAGCCGGAGGCAAAAGAAGCAATCTACAAGGGAATGGAGATTGCAGTAGCCAGCGGCGGTAAAACCGCATTCAGCCTTTCAGATTCTTTCTGTGTTTTAAGCCACCGGGAAGAATTTATGGATCTGGTTTCTAACCAGGTAGATATTCTTTTTGCCAATGAAGATGAAATCAATGCCCTTTTTAAGACCAGGTCTTTTGAAGAAGCAGTGGAAAAATGCAGAAAATTGGATGCAATCTGCGCTCTTACCCGGTCAGAGAAGGGCTCGGTTATAGTAAGCGGGGATAAAGTTGTTTCAGTAGAAAGCAGGGCACCTTCAAAACTGGTGGACACCACAGGCGCGGGGGATCTTTATGCGGCAGGGTTTTTACATGGCTATATTAAAGGGTACAGCCTTGAAGCCAGCGGGGATGCAGGGAGTATAGCAGCCAGTGAAGTTATAAGCCATTTTGGAGCCAGGCTTCAAAAATCTTTAACCCGGTTATTGGAGAACAACAAGTATTTAACTTCAGGGAAAGGTGAATATGGAAGATAAGCAAACAGCGCAGGTAGGAGTTTTTGGAGGTTCGGGGTTCTATTCTTTCTTAGATAAGGCAG
This window contains:
- a CDS encoding adenosine kinase, whose protein sequence is MKKFDVAGIGNAIVDVVANVDDSFLELNLLEKGSMKLVDEIVSAKICNSINILGKDCGGSAANTIAGLACMGNRAAFIGKVSEDSYGFDFEKSLKEIGVFYNTRKAKDGPPTAHCIVLVTPDAQRTMNTCLGVAGSLCAEDIEEEVIENSSIIYMEGYLWDKPEAKEAIYKGMEIAVASGGKTAFSLSDSFCVLSHREEFMDLVSNQVDILFANEDEINALFKTRSFEEAVEKCRKLDAICALTRSEKGSVIVSGDKVVSVESRAPSKLVDTTGAGDLYAAGFLHGYIKGYSLEASGDAGSIAASEVISHFGARLQKSLTRLLENNKYLTSGKGEYGR
- the recR gene encoding recombination mediator RecR; its protein translation is MPLYLEAVENLINEFRRLPAIGPKSARRIVFYLLSRPKKEIDTLAEALVDMKNKVGFCRQCHNLSQGDICLICSDQGRDRSKICVVQSPSDVAIIESTGEYRGLYHVLGGLLSPIEDVGPEQIKIPSLVKRIEQGDVREVILALNPTVEGESTAMYIRKLLGTKDIETTRLASGLPVGGDLEYADELTLGRAITNRGKF
- a CDS encoding replication-associated recombination protein A; this translates as MTLFDKQPSEKGNQDIKPPLAERMRPLTLDGFAGQQHLVGEGKVIKQMLKQDSITSIIFWGPPGSGKTTLARIMANTTHCKFISFSAVTSGIKQIKQVMDQAQYNRDQKGQKTILFVDEIHRFNKAQQDAFLPFIENGTIILVGATTENPSFEINSALLSRCKVFVLKKLEQEEILYLLKKAIDDPANGYGEYDLKIEEDTLKFISDFADGDIRIAYNILEMSFNSAKKEGSKLEISQKMVENVMQSKSLLYDKQGEEHFNLISAVHKSLRGSDPDAATYWITRMLESGEDPLYIIRRLVRFAAEDVGLADTNALSVALWAKQSFEFIGPPEGYLAIIEAAVYLALAPKSNAVYKAYGSAKKDVDRYQALPVPLHIRNAPTKLMKDFGYGKGYKYAHDYEQGIVNQDHLPQKLTGRRYYYPTDRGFEKILQKRVEYIRKIKKKD
- a CDS encoding secondary thiamine-phosphate synthase enzyme YjbQ, whose product is MLHTLQIKTSSRVELIDITEEVRKLVEEENIQNGLACLFVPHTTAGVTINEAADPSVNSDIIQKMNSLIPVNDGYRHGEGNSDSHIKCSLFGPQLNIIIDNSQLVLGTWQGVYFAEFDGPRNRKLYIKLMTG
- a CDS encoding aspartate kinase; translation: MKFGGTSVADAAKIKRVARKAAQAKEWGKDVVVTVSAMGSTTDDLIELAGQITGKPSKREMDMLLSTGEQVSIALLSMAIHESGHNCVSLTGNQAGILTDSIYSNAKILSINCNRILKELKEGKTVIVAGFQGISADNDITTLGRGGSDTTAVALAAALKANYCEIYTDVDGVYTTDPNIVPEAKKIHSLGYDEMLELASSGARVLHLRAVEFAKKHDVVLHVRSSFNDIEGTWVMDLKDETMERPIITGVSYDNNQVKITVYGLEDKPGMAADLFGQLAEQNVNVDLIVQNVSEKNIATISFTVTEEDMDAAEKILKEIGYKNISVDPEVGKVSIVGAGMQTHAGIASKMFQYLGDESINIEMISTSPIRISCIIRKDKIKKAVRALHEGFELDQ
- a CDS encoding aspartate-semialdehyde dehydrogenase, with translation MKQYNVAIVGVTGAVGKVFLDILEERKFPVKNLLPLASVRSAGKTIEFCGQQLEVKKLKPDSFKQTDIALFSAGASISRQFAHHAVGSGAVVVDNSSAFRMEEDIPLVVPEVNREKIFEHKGIIANPNCSTIIMTVAIKPIYDISRIVRIVVSTYQAVSGAGAKAIVELEDQTRQLICEKRKDVKCQVFPVQIAFNVLPHIDVFLDNGYTKEEMKMVDETRKIFNDDAINVTATTVRVPVFTSHSESINLETEKKVDLAQARQAIENTPGLTLKDDFKQAVYPTVLDSSGKDSVFIGRLRKDNSLPNGINMWAVGDQLRKGAALNAIQIAEQLIKG